The sequence CCATGCTCCACGCACAgcttcccattcccccccccccccccgcgtccAGGAATCCTCAAGGTAAAGAGGTGGTGCGGGCACCGCTTGGCTGGTGGGCGAGGAGGGGTGACCAAGAGGAgcagccttcccctccccgcTTCTACACGGAGCTGCTGGGACAAGAAAAGGGACAGAGGACTTTGGAGGAGGCCCCCGAATTTCCAGTCCCTTCGCTCCACTTTTCGACTCAGACACGTTGTGTATGTGGGAAGGGGTCTCCGGGTTTTGGACTCCTGGGGCATCGTTGCCCAGAACCGGGTGGCGAGTCCCTGCAGGGAAATCAGACACTGCTTCACTGAAGGCTCGAGGGCCTCATGGTATgtgtccatatatatatatatttatcatttctaattttattataaaataaaagcagaaatatttCTCGAAGAACATTCACATGAGGGCATAACAGGGAGACGGCAAGTCCGCGGCTCGGGAGGCACGCTCCGCCGGGAGCACTGCAGCCGCAGTGccgggaggaagaggagagcgCAGCGCAGAGCCGCAGGCAGAGCCAGCGGGCGGCGGCAGGGGGTCCTTCAGGGCGTCTCGCTGCCACCCTTCTCTTTCACTTAAGTTACTAGGGCAAAGCGGACACCTGCAGCCCCAATGACCGCCTCCCCACCTGCTTAGGGCCTCTGGAGATGGCCTAGGTTCAAAGGCCCTGTCTTTCGtttgcttttcctcctcccacttcccatcCCAGAAAAGGGAGGGACGAGGAGGGACAGAAGGCCATGCAGGAGGAAAAATATTGAGGGGTATAGACCCAGGGGCCAGGATACACAAGGCGAGCCGAgagaagagggacagaaacagagagacagataaaCAGAAATCTAATGAGAGGTGACAAGCCAGAAATATAGAGGGAAACGGACAGGGtcaagaaggggagagaaaaaggagagaaggaaggaagggaaaggaagagccagggaagggaagagagaacggaagaggagagaaggtagggagagagagtgtAAGACCGGTGTATAATTTATTCTCTTCCCTGGTTCAAGACCCGGTCCCAGGCCTCCAAAGGCTCTCCAAAGCAACTTGTTGAAAGTAAAGCCCCAACAAAGACTACACCAGAAGGCCGTGGGCCCTGCCGGGGCCAGCGGTTCTGCTCGATCGCGTGCGGGTCTCTCAGTACCTGGCGGGGCCGCCGGCGCCGGAGGCCCTCCCAGCACGTGTCTCTCAGGTCCCCGGGGCCTAGCCGGGCGGCCAGCGCGCCGAGGCGGGCGGGGCTCTAGGAGCCCAGGTCCACGAGGTTGGCTGACATGGGGTTGAGAATGGAGTCCTGCAGGCCGTGGTGGTGCTGCAGCGGGTCCGCGCCGCCTCCGCCCGGCACGGGCACGGGCACTGCGCTGGGGCCCGGAGGGTGGCCCAGGCTGTGCAGGGACGGCAGCCCggggggaggcggcggcgggctGAGCAGCAGCGCGGGGCTAGACGACGAGTGGTCCGGCGTCCCCGACGGCGTCTTCTCGTCCTCCGAGCTGCCTAGCACCGACTTGCCGCTGCCGTTCAGCGACGCTGCCAGCGGATTGTTGGAGTTGGAGTTCTCGCTGTTCTCCCTGCAAGTGCAGGAGCAAAGCAGCCAGGTCAGTTGGGAGACCTGGGCTGCTCAGCGCCGCGACGCCCGGGGCCCGAGCCTGCGGTCCTCCTCGGAGCCCGAGCCGCCGCGGGCTGCCTGCGGGTGTTCGGTTTCTACCATGTTCTTTTGGCCTGGTCTGGGGCTCTCATTCTTTCTGCCAGTTCTCAATCTCTCAACACCGATTTCTTTCTTACCCTTCTCCCGGTATCATATCTTCTCACTTCTCACGCTCTCAATCTCATGAAaatctttcttgctttctgtAGGTTGTTCCCCCCATTCTTCACcaccgccccctctccccccggCTTTGCTAACATTTCTGTCCCAGAGCagagggctggtgggggggggggggctccctggAGTTGCGTGTGTGGCCaggatggggaggaagagaggacgTCTGGCTCCTCGGAACACTTTTCGCGTCTCCTCCCAGGACTTGCTGGGTAGGTGCGGGGCCAGGAGAGTAAGAGACCCTAGATAGGAGGCACAGAGCCCCACTTAAAGTTGGGGATCCCAGAGGCCTTCatctccttttgcttttctgtgcTTAAGGGAAATATCTGGCTGCCCAGCAGATTCCTGGAGCTAAGAgtcctttccctctggcttcaTACTGGCAGGCCGGGGGAGGGCTCTCCTCGCTCGGCCTAGGTGCAAGGCCCTGTGGAGGCAGAACTCCCTCTCCCTGGCGGCACAGGGAAAACTTCAGCTGGGGGACTGGAAACTGGGAGCTTGGAGGGCTCAtaggggagtggggaaaggggaatGAAAGGGACTCCTAATCCTGCCTCAGACCTTCCCATCGCCCAGAAAACGAGCGACTCTGCAGCCGCTACCTGCGGCCTGGCCTGAGAACAAAGTTGTTTAGGAGTCTGGACTCGTGCCATTCTGGGTGGAAGGGGACCCCAGCAGGGAGAACCCACCTTCTGCCCTGCCTCTGACTGACAGCTCTGACAGATTTGGAGATTTGAACTTTTGGGTAGATTCTCTTCACTGGCTTCCTGaggctttttctttctgttttcttagagGGGAACTTGCCACAGGGCTGGTAGCTAAGAGTTTATCATTGTGGATGCTGTACCCTCATGGTCTCAGACGCTAGGGTCCACCAGAAGCTACCCCTCCCTCCAGAGATCCAGTTCCACTGTCAATCCTCCCTCAAACCCTGATCATTCAAACTCTGGGTCGCACACATCGTGTACCACCAACCCAGGGAGGAGGCTTGTCTTGCTGCTGCCCTCAGGCTGGATTCTGTCCCGTTTCCCCTCCAGATTTGGGTTTCTGAGGGGCAACAGTGCTGGCAGCCACAAGGGCCCACGGTCAATCGTTAGGCTAGTTCAAGAAGTCTTGGTTTCCCCGAGGACAAGCAACTAACAGCCTCTCTGCTGTCCCAGCTCACCCCAAACCTATGCACCTACCCACCAAAGAGGGTaagaccagaggagagaggggtccagggcctggcaggcCAGGGAAGGGCTGCTGGGTCCGACAAGGCTGAAAAGGGGGCATGCACTTCTCTTCTTCTGCCCCAGAGCTGACACTTCCTCCCCAAGCTTTTTGCCTCTTGGTCCTTCCTATGCGGGATCAGATTCTCACTATCGGCTCCCATAACCAGACAAGGGAAATTcttgcccaggcccctccctccacatCCAGGTCACACCAGGGAAGTTCCCATCCCAGTCCTGACCCCTAATCACACTTTGGCCTAAAACCGAGTAAGGCAGACAGACAGTTCTGGGAAGTGCTAGGAAATTCGCACAGGCCGCGTGAAACCCGCAATCCCAACAGTCCTAGGCCAAACCCACTCGGCCCTTCGGAGGACTATTAGGTCCTGCCTGCTGTGCCCTGCTTGCAGGCCATCCGGGAGCATTGTCTTGCTTTCTCCCAGGAGCTCGCTGCCTCTCTATTTTTGTCCGTAAGCGACCAGGCAGTTAGTCCACAACTTCCCCAACAGCTTTGCCCGCTTTAGACAAATCCCTGCCCTCTGGCTCTCCCCAAAGACCTGAGCGCCATCCGCCGCCCAGGTCAGGCCTGGATCCACTTGGGCAGTGGCCGCGACTATGGGCCCACCTTGGGCCTCTCCTGGGGATAAAGCCGATGCCCCGTGACCTCCTCCCTGGAGCCCACGGGGAGCAGGCGCTGGAGCTCTACTTACTCGTACCTTTCCTTGGCTTCGGCTGCCCGGTCGCGCTGTCTCCGGTTCTTGAACCAGTTGCTGACCTGTGTGGTGGTGAGACCCGTGGCCTCAGCCAGCTCTCGCTTCTCACGGGGCGAGGGGTAGGGGTTGTGCGCGTACCACTCGCGCAACACGCTGCGACTCTTTTCCTTGAAGCAGTAGCTGGTCTCCTCGCCGTCCCAGATGGAGCGCGGCAGCGGAAACTTGCGGCGCACGCGGTACTTGCCCACGGCGCCCAAGGGCCGGCCGCGCAGCTTCTCGGCCTCGATGTAGTGCGCCTTGAGCCACAGTTGCTGCAGCTTGGCGTGGTTGTGCGGCGAGAACTGGTGGCTCTCCAGAATTTTGTAGAGCTCGCGGAAGTTGCCGCGGTGGAAGGCCACCACCGCTTTGGCCTTGAGCACACTTTCATTCTTGTGGAGGTGCTCGCAGGCGGGCAGCGACCACAGGAAGCGGCCCAGCCGCTCGATGTTGCCGCCCTGTTGCAGCACTTCGCACACGCACGCCACTTGCTCCTGCGTGAAGCCGAAGGTGGGCAGCATGGACATGATGCCGGCTGCGCCCCCGCCCGCGCGCGCCCTCACCGGGCTGCGCTGTCCGGCATGGGCGCCTCCCCGCCGGGCGGTCCGGGCCGAGGGGCGGGCCCCCTGGCCCGGCGCTGGCTCCCGGCGAAGTCCGAGTCACTGCAGTACGTCCCCGCGCCGGCCGCGGCTCCCAAACAGCTCCTCGTCCCCGTCGCCTGCGCGCCTCGCCTGCGCCCTCATCCAAGCCGGGGGGCCGCCCGGGGCGCCGCTCGGCATGCTCCGcgtccgcccgcccgcccgccactCCCTCGCTAGCTTCTCACTCGGTCTCCCTCCCGTCTAGCTCGCTCGCAgcttttttaataatattattctaAGCGGGCATGAGGCGCGGCGGCCCGCACCCTGATTGGTCTGGTTATCTGACCCGGGGCCTGCCCGCGCCAGACAATAGTCGGAGTCAAATTATTCGCCATGGAGACGCTGTCAGTCACTGGTAACCCGAGCCCCCGCGGGCCTGGAGGCTCCCCCCGGCTGGCTCCGCTGACAGATCGCCCGGCTCCGCGCGAAGCGGAGGGCGGCCCGAGACGGGAGCCGGAGGCGCTCCCAGAACCTAGGAGGCGGAGAAGTCCGGGCAGGGGCCCGCGGCGGCGGTGATTGACGGGGCGGACGCCCaaagagcaggggaggggacggACACGGGAGGGGGGCGGAGTGGAGACGCGCggggaagaaaaggggaggaccggggcggggagggaagaagagagaagggaaggcggAGGACTGTTTAAGGGGGTGccgggaggaagggaagagaggggtgGAGGAAGCTTCGAGGGGGAAGAAACTTTGGGCAGCCGTAAGCAGACTCCGCAGGGTGCCCCCGCCGCACTCCGGGTCACCCCAGCCTTCCTGGGGCCACTGTCTGCGGGTATAGATTCTGCCCGGGAGCCGGCCTGTGAGATGGGAAAGTTGGAGTTGCTCCGACGCCCCTCAAAGATTTGGCTTTTCCTGCTGActgcgccccacccccatcctagGAACTCCGGACCAGAACAGTCCTcgagggaatgggggagggagtAGGCGAGAGAAGTGGGGAAGATTTGGCAGTGACCGTAGGCGGACGCCTGAGAATCTACTTCTTGGAGGATCCCGCCTTTCCCGCCCTCTCCTAACCCAGCGGCTGCCCTGCAGGCGGTCCCACCCCGGCTCGGAGCTCTCTGTCCTTGCCGGGCGGGGACTCAGACTTAACCCCACGGGTCCCACGCGTCGCGCGGCTCTAGACGCGCCCAGCACTTCCGTGTGGCTTCCACAGAAGTTGACTCCGGTCTGTAGCTCCCGCAGTCTGCCCAAGGGCAGGCTAGGGCCTGGAGACTAGGACGGCCGGCGCTCCTCCCGTGGCTAGTTCCGGGGGACTGAGtggagacccccccacccccaccccaatctgCGCCTCACCTCCCGCCACTTCCAGCTCAGGAACCTGGTCGCTGAGCTCAGGAATTAGGGGCTTGAAAAGGGGGCCctgtttttttgcttctttgtcagGACGGTGTGGAAACACGTGTTACTGGTTCTCTGGGAGAAGGGCTGCTGATGTTATCTGCTTTTTTGAAAAGCCAGGGGCTGAGTTTCTTCCCGCACTGGTCCTTTCCATTTCGTTTTCCCTCTTGGCTATGAGTTGTTGCAGGCCTGAGCCGATCTGGCTTCTGGAGCCAGGATCCAAGCCAACACAAAGCCCCGGCTCTGCCCACAGTTTAAGACTGGAACCTGTGTCTAGGCAACGTTTCTTCATTACCACCCTTTAAGCTTTCTGGGAGGTTTGTGCTAGGAGCACTGGAATGGGAATCCAGAGCTCTGGGTTCAAGTTGCAACTTTGCTTGTTGTCTATGAACAAGACTACTATTCCTCTAagtgtcttttttcccctcaagagTTGCCCTCCTGCTCAAGCATTCTAGAAGTCTTGGGGGTGGTTGGGTGGGTGTTTGCATGCTCGAAAAAATGGAACCCTGGGACTGTTCCCAAGACTTTTTCTTCTGGGGCCTACCCTGGTGTGTTGAGACCACAGTGCTGTCAGAGTATTTTCTGAACCAGCCAGGGGCAGCTCCCTGCAGAAATCCAGGCGGCATCTTcagagtctgtgtgtgggccacATCCAGGCCATTCTATCCAGAGCTCTACCTGCCACTAAACAGGGTTCACTCCAGGCTTGGCTTTTGAGGATTCTGGGAGACATGGGGAAGAATTTACTTCCCCCTGCACACACTGAGTGTCAGAGCCTACCTTCTGGCCCTTGAGAAGGGGCAACCTATGCTTTTCAAGACCTCTACTTCAGCCACATGCTTAACTACTGGCAGGCTGGTTCCAACTCTGGCCATGGCCATTTTACACCCTGGAGATGTCAGGCCAAGGCTGTGGGGGAGCACCCCATCTGGGACAGGTGAGTGGGACTGGGCAGTCAGTCCCTGACATGCAACTTTGCGCCAGTTTGTGATCTGTTCCACCTCATTCCCTGCCCCGATTAGACGATTAGATGAGGCCTGAGTGATCTTCCAGGTCCTTGCTGGTGCTGGGTTGGGGTGAGCCTGTGAATAGACACCTTGAGAAAGCAGGCAGTCTTTGCAACCTCAGCCATAACTTCCACCGTGAAGTGCCCCTCCCTGGACCCCTGGAGTTTCAAGAGTGACCTTCCACCAGGACTGGGCCCTGCTTGTATTCAGCTAAAGCAGATTTTCTGGAACTTTTCTGGAGCTTCAGATCCATCATCCTTCCAGCATTGCGCTCTTTGTGACCCCTGGACACTAGGCGCCAAGAGTCAGACCTGCCAGGAGAACAGACAGAGGACCCGCCACCTTGGATAATATAGTGTGTGCCGAATGAAGTCATTACAGAACAAGTACAGAAAATCTGCAGCTCCATTTGCCCAACGTATGGGTGTGTGTCCATATGCCCtagttctcccctcccctcatatTTGCAGGAAACCAACCGGTTCTAGCAGGTCTGGGCTAGAACCTCTTGCCAGTAGCAGCAGCTGAGTGCCTGCTAACCTAAAAAGGTTACAAGCTCAGCTAGTGTTTCTTTGCTGTGAGTGAAGCCCCCTCCCTGACAGTCTTTGCCATAGGACGGAGGACCTGCGAGATGGCTGGGTGGGGATTTGATAGACGCCAGCCTGACTCTAAGGCAACCTCAGCCCCTAGTTCTAGTGCTCAGAGCAGCTGCTGGAGGGGCCTGTGGGTGCCAGGCGCCTTGGACTTAACCCCACCCCAATCTACAgaatctcttcctccttctttccctaaGGCATGCTTGAGAGGCCTGCACTTACTATTTCATCAAGCACAAATAGGAGAAGCTCCATGGCTGGGGATGAAAAAGCTTTTGTAAACCCGTGGAAATCTGGGCTTCATTTAAGTGTCTCCTTTCACCTCCAACGTGTGCTGGAAGGCCCTGGGACCCGACTTTCTGgaagggggcagcaggggcagatGGATGGGTGTGTGAACACCGCCTTTGCTCCTGACTCTTGGTCAGGGACGGCCTGGGACCTTTGTGTCTGGAACCGGGCCGGAAGCTCCCCAGAGCAAGGCTGGAGGGCCCCCACGGGTGGCACCCCACTATCTGGCTCTGGGTGGGCACATTGCCCACTTGAGGAACttttggagaaagggggaaagcaTCCGCACCGGCCTCCCAACATTTCCCCTGACTTTGGGTTGGGGCCATTTTGGAGAGCAAGGGACCATCTAAAAGGAAGAGTTCCTTGCCAGCTATTGCAGAAATCCCCTGGGCAGACTCTGGCCCGCCCCGCACCGCAGTTCCGCACTCCGGGCTGTGCGCTCTGGgttgtcctgggggtggggggggggtggggatagcggggtggggggtggggcgtccGCCCTCCCGGAGCCCAGGCGTGGGCCCGCCGCGGTCCTGGAGCCTTTTGCTCCCACCGGGCCTCACGCTTGGGCCTCCGAGGTGCGTTTCGTTGAAAGCGGGCAAGCAGCGTAGGGTGGGTATATACCGAGGCTCCAGGCGCCTGCCCACTGCCTCCGCCTGTCCCCCCTTGCACCCGCCAGTTCTGTTGCGGACGGGTGGATATAGCGAGTTATTTGCAACCTCCCGAACCCTGTGTTGCCCAACGTTTGGGACAGGTGAAGGCGCGGGAATTCCACTCCCGCAAATTCTCCGTTTCAGACAATGGTCCGTGGGCGCCCGGAGCCCGGGGCTAGGTGGCAGGACACTGGGCTCCGAGTGGCTGCCCTCCTGAAACGGGGCGTCGTCCGCGCCGCGGCTGGCAAGGTCACAAGCGCCCGAGGGTCAGAGCAGCAGGGTCCCCCGTGGCCAACGCTCTCCCTCCGCCCTTCGGACCTTTTGCTTCCGACCCACGCGATGACCTGGAGGGTCCTCACGGGAAACGGTTTGGAGGCGGCGGGCTCACCGGGGCTCTCGTTCAAACGAAAAGAACGAGAACTAGGGCCCGGGTCCCGCGTGGAGGCGGCGCAAGGACCGAACGGGGCTCCAGGCGTGTACCCAGGCCCAAGGCGCTGCCGCCTTCCTGCGACGCTTGTCCGGGCTGGTGGCCTTCCGTCCCCGCGCGGTCACCGCGCAGCCCTGGAGTGCCTCCCTCCCCGTGCGGCACCCCCTGCCGGGCGGGCACGGGAAGCCTGGCCCCCTTCGCCCCGGGTTGGACAGGGGCGCGGGCGCGGTGGGCCGGGCATCCGGGCGAGGGGCCAGGCGCTCCGCTCTGGGTCCGAGAAGCCACATTCTGTCGGTGTGAGTTCACTGGAGCACACCCCACCACCGCCGCTGCTGCCTTCTAGAAAGTCTGCAGCCGGCTTTTTTCCGCGGGACGGTAGAGGGCCTGTGCGTTCCGGACCTGCCTCCGCCTGCCGCTGCCCGCGAGCGCCCCCACGCGGTAGGTCCCAGAGTCCGGATCGGTGGGTCGGTTCACTGCCCGCCACCCCAGGGCTCCTGcgaaggagggagggggtgggggtggcaggcccGCCGgttccctcctcctcacccccctccctgcaCTAACCGGCCGCGTGCACTGGCAGAGGGGGCACCAGAACTGGGGCGCATCCGTGGAGCCTGGAGGCCATTAGGTTGCCGAGGTCTGATCCGCCCACCGTTGGAGGACAGACACCGGCTTTTCACTTTCGCATATGCTCTCTGGAGAGTCTGGATCTGCCTCGCACACACTGGGTGCCCTGGAAATGTCTGAATGACCAGAGTGACTTGACTGACAGCAACAACTGGGAAGTACTAGGCCCATAGGAGAAtggccctcttcctcctcataCCTCCTGTTCTTCCCTCCCAGTTCCCTTTCCGCCCTCCTCTTCTTTgtgggggaaggctcagaaagcTGTGATGGCTTCCTCCAACCATAAGTAGAGTCTCCATAGGGCTGCATAGGAACGACACTCTGAATGCACTGCTCTCAGAAATTCCAGGTCTAACTGCCTACAGCACTGCCGAGTTCCTCGTGTTGCAGGAAATAAACCTTTTTAAGCAGAGTTATTCTAATTTTTGTGGGGTTGCTGTTTTGAGTTGCATTGCCTtagttattttacaaaaattctctGTAGACAACGTGTAGATCAGATTTCCTATAACAAgtgacttttttcccccctttttttccattacctgTGAGAAATTCTATCTGGGAGTAGGGATTCCTGGCTTGGCACTTCTCTCTCCTGCAGTAtctatttttattaccattaatTACAATGCATCGGCCCCACTCATCAGTGACACCCCCTCCCCTTGGCTCTCTCTGCATTTGGGTCACGCCTGGGCAAGAGGGCACTCCCGCCCAGCCATTTGAAGGCAGCCACATGGAGGTTTTTCCACCAAGTTCTGCCTTTTTAAAGGAAACCTGGAAACAGCCAGGGCCGTTCTTAACTCGGAAATCCAGTGCTTTATTTTGTTGTCTCTGAGAATTAAGGCTAAAGTCCAGAGGCTGTTTCTTACAGAAGAATG is a genomic window of Phyllostomus discolor isolate MPI-MPIP mPhyDis1 chromosome 6, mPhyDis1.pri.v3, whole genome shotgun sequence containing:
- the SIX2 gene encoding homeobox protein SIX2 isoform X1, translated to MSMLPTFGFTQEQVACVCEVLQQGGNIERLGRFLWSLPACEHLHKNESVLKAKAVVAFHRGNFRELYKILESHQFSPHNHAKLQQLWLKAHYIEAEKLRGRPLGAVGKYRVRRKFPLPRSIWDGEETSYCFKEKSRSVLREWYAHNPYPSPREKRELAEATGLTTTQVSNWFKNRRQRDRAAEAKERYEENSENSNSNNPLAASLNGSGKSVLGSSEDEKTPSGTPDHSSSSPALLLSPPPPPPGLPSLHSLGHPPGPSAVPVPVPGGGGADPLQHHHGLQDSILNPMSANLVDLGS
- the SIX2 gene encoding homeobox protein SIX2 isoform X2 produces the protein MSMLPTFGFTQEQVACVCEVLQQGGNIERLGRFLWSLPACEHLHKNESVLKAKAVVAFHRGNFRELYKILESHQFSPHNHAKLQQLWLKAHYIEAEKLRGRPLGAVGKYRVRRKFPLPRSIWDGEETSYCFKEKSRSVLREWYAHNPYPSPREKRELAEATGLTTTQVSNWFKNRRQRDRAAEAKERENSENSNSNNPLAASLNGSGKSVLGSSEDEKTPSGTPDHSSSSPALLLSPPPPPPGLPSLHSLGHPPGPSAVPVPVPGGGGADPLQHHHGLQDSILNPMSANLVDLGS